One genomic window of Luteitalea pratensis includes the following:
- a CDS encoding toll/interleukin-1 receptor domain-containing protein, with the protein MARRSVPAETSPIHVFVSYAHEDEQAVAGLVADLRREGVDVWFAQHKLQPADRISGEVRAAIEKARFVLVALTQQARNSAQHRLAADGGRNS; encoded by the coding sequence TTGGCGCGACGATCGGTACCGGCCGAGACCTCACCGATACATGTCTTTGTCAGCTACGCCCACGAAGACGAACAAGCTGTCGCGGGGTTAGTGGCCGATCTCAGGCGAGAAGGGGTGGACGTTTGGTTCGCCCAACACAAGCTGCAGCCTGCAGATCGGATAAGTGGCGAGGTTCGGGCCGCCATCGAGAAGGCACGGTTCGTTCTTGTGGCCTTGACTCAGCAGGCGCGTAACTCTGCCCAACATCGGCTTGCAGCCGACGGCGGCCGGAATTCATAA
- a CDS encoding zinc-dependent alcohol dehydrogenase family protein produces MLSMALTEPCSGVVHPRERPRPTPGPGDVLVRVRACGVCRTDLHVVDGDLPAHAIPITPGHEIVGIVDHVGRDVQGLTIGQRVGVPWLGQTCGSCGYCTTGRENLCAAARFTGYDIDGGYAEYAVADARFVFPLPEAYDDEHAAPLMCAGLIGHRAYRMAGEARRIGIYGFGAAAHIVAQVALHQGRDVYAFTRPGDGDALQFAEALGVTWAGGSDEPPPAPLDAALIFAPIGVLVPEALSRTVAGGTVVCAGIHMSDLPSFPYRLLWGERTVRSVANLTREDARDFLKVAADGFIRTHTRAYPLADANRALSDLRDGRLTGAAVLFPDG; encoded by the coding sequence ATGCTGTCGATGGCGCTGACCGAGCCATGCTCGGGCGTCGTACACCCGCGCGAGCGGCCCAGGCCAACGCCGGGGCCTGGAGACGTGCTCGTGCGCGTACGCGCCTGCGGCGTGTGCCGCACGGACCTGCACGTGGTCGATGGCGACCTGCCCGCGCATGCCATACCGATCACACCAGGTCACGAGATCGTCGGCATCGTCGACCACGTCGGCCGCGACGTACAGGGGCTGACGATCGGGCAGCGCGTGGGCGTGCCCTGGCTCGGCCAGACGTGCGGTTCGTGCGGATACTGCACGACGGGGCGAGAGAACCTCTGCGCCGCAGCCCGGTTCACCGGGTACGACATCGACGGCGGCTACGCAGAGTACGCGGTAGCTGATGCCCGCTTCGTGTTCCCGCTCCCGGAGGCGTACGACGATGAGCACGCTGCGCCGCTGATGTGCGCGGGCCTGATCGGGCATCGCGCCTACCGCATGGCGGGCGAGGCCCGTCGCATCGGCATCTACGGGTTCGGCGCGGCTGCGCACATCGTCGCGCAGGTCGCCCTGCACCAGGGGCGCGACGTCTATGCGTTCACCAGGCCCGGTGATGGCGATGCCCTGCAGTTTGCCGAAGCGCTCGGCGTCACCTGGGCAGGCGGGTCGGACGAACCGCCGCCCGCGCCTCTCGACGCCGCGCTGATCTTTGCGCCGATCGGTGTGCTCGTGCCGGAGGCGCTGTCGCGCACCGTCGCCGGCGGCACGGTGGTCTGCGCCGGCATCCACATGAGCGACCTGCCGTCGTTCCCGTATCGCCTGCTGTGGGGCGAGCGCACCGTGCGCTCGGTCGCCAACCTGACGCGGGAGGATGCCCGGGACTTCCTGAAGGTGGCCGCGGACGGGTTCATCCGCACGCACACGCGTGCCTACCCGCTGGCCGATGCCAACCGCGCGCTGTCCGACCTGCGCGATGGACGACTGACAGGCGCCGCGGTGCTGTTCCCCGACGGCTGA
- a CDS encoding multicopper oxidase family protein, with protein sequence MINRRTFIARTSLGGFGLYLWSPGGVQLLAQIPGGSLDPADIARFATPLLVPPAMPRAGTLDDGRGQIDYYEIGVRQFTQQVLPAGKPPTTVWGYGPLATENDASAIFNAPSLTIEAKTGTPVRVKWFNQLVDADNKYLPHLLPVDQTLHWANPPGGITGRDRRPTFSETPGSYIGPVPLVTHVHGAVSVGDESDGYAEAWYLPDAADVPRGYAREGTWYRFFASKAIRQGIRAPRSGAWHRGTAVCQYPNSQRASTAWYHDHTLGMTRLNVYAGPAGFFIIRGGPGDEVIDTRTETPAVFPGPAPGHGDSPGTTYFEIPLAIQDRSFNADGALFYPDTRAFFDEIAGPYIPHTDISPIWNPEFFGDTIIVNGNTWPFLNVEQRRYRFRLLNGCNSRFLILDFNGIPGVDVWQVGNEGGFLTAPVNMTAANGNRILMAPAERADVIVDFTNVPVGSHALANVGPDEPFGGGIPGVDFEAADATSTGLVMLFKVRPALGDDASTPPQFLQLPVIVPLTGGITRPLGLIEQMSEDFDDAPAETRLGTVGDDGRWTSLGWNQAVTENPSQGDTETWEFYNATADAHPIHIHEAVFQVVDRQAIVVEEHEHEGAHEENGGRVYLVPGSEPRPPELWESGWKDTVIAYPGEVTRVRATFTAAGQYVWHCHIVEHEDNEMMRPYRIGPMQPGQPDDTDASHE encoded by the coding sequence ATGATCAATCGACGCACGTTCATCGCTCGAACCTCGCTCGGGGGATTCGGCTTGTACTTGTGGTCGCCGGGGGGCGTGCAGTTGCTGGCGCAGATCCCGGGAGGCAGTCTTGACCCGGCCGACATCGCCAGGTTCGCCACGCCGCTGCTCGTGCCGCCGGCCATGCCGCGTGCGGGTACCCTCGACGACGGTCGCGGGCAAATCGACTACTACGAGATCGGAGTGCGCCAGTTCACCCAGCAGGTGCTCCCGGCCGGAAAGCCGCCCACCACGGTCTGGGGCTACGGCCCCCTGGCCACCGAGAACGACGCCTCGGCGATATTCAACGCGCCATCACTGACCATCGAAGCGAAGACGGGAACGCCCGTGCGCGTCAAGTGGTTCAACCAACTTGTGGACGCAGACAACAAGTACCTGCCGCACCTGTTGCCCGTCGACCAGACGCTGCACTGGGCCAATCCTCCCGGTGGAATCACCGGGCGAGACCGGCGCCCGACCTTCAGCGAGACGCCGGGTTCCTACATCGGGCCTGTGCCGCTCGTCACGCACGTGCACGGCGCCGTTTCAGTTGGCGACGAGAGCGATGGCTACGCCGAGGCGTGGTACTTACCCGATGCCGCCGATGTGCCACGGGGGTACGCACGTGAAGGGACGTGGTACCGCTTCTTTGCCAGCAAGGCGATCAGGCAGGGCATCCGCGCGCCGCGGTCGGGCGCGTGGCATCGGGGGACCGCCGTATGCCAGTACCCAAACAGCCAACGCGCGAGCACGGCCTGGTATCACGACCACACGCTCGGCATGACCCGCCTGAACGTGTACGCGGGGCCGGCAGGCTTCTTCATCATCCGGGGTGGACCCGGCGACGAGGTGATCGACACCCGCACGGAGACGCCGGCCGTCTTTCCAGGTCCGGCACCAGGGCACGGCGACAGTCCGGGAACGACCTACTTCGAGATCCCGCTGGCGATCCAGGACCGATCCTTCAACGCGGACGGGGCGCTGTTCTATCCGGACACGCGGGCGTTCTTCGACGAGATCGCCGGGCCGTACATCCCGCACACCGACATTTCCCCGATCTGGAACCCCGAGTTCTTCGGCGACACCATCATCGTCAACGGCAACACCTGGCCGTTCCTGAACGTCGAGCAGCGACGTTACCGGTTCCGGTTGCTGAACGGGTGCAATTCCCGTTTCCTGATTCTCGACTTCAACGGCATTCCGGGCGTCGACGTCTGGCAGGTCGGCAACGAGGGTGGCTTCCTCACGGCGCCCGTCAACATGACTGCAGCCAACGGCAACCGGATCCTGATGGCTCCGGCAGAACGCGCCGACGTGATCGTCGACTTCACCAACGTCCCGGTCGGGTCACATGCCCTCGCGAATGTGGGACCTGATGAGCCATTTGGTGGTGGCATCCCCGGTGTGGACTTCGAGGCGGCCGATGCAACGAGCACCGGGCTCGTGATGCTGTTCAAGGTCCGGCCGGCGCTCGGTGACGATGCAAGTACACCGCCACAGTTCCTGCAGTTGCCCGTCATCGTTCCACTGACCGGGGGCATCACGCGTCCGCTCGGCCTCATCGAGCAGATGTCGGAAGACTTCGACGATGCACCGGCCGAGACACGACTGGGGACCGTCGGCGACGACGGCAGGTGGACGTCACTGGGGTGGAACCAGGCAGTCACTGAGAACCCGTCACAGGGGGACACGGAAACCTGGGAGTTCTACAACGCGACGGCAGACGCCCACCCGATCCACATCCATGAGGCGGTTTTCCAGGTCGTCGACCGCCAGGCCATCGTCGTGGAGGAGCACGAGCACGAGGGCGCTCATGAGGAGAACGGAGGGAGGGTCTACCTGGTGCCAGGCTCGGAGCCCAGGCCCCCTGAACTTTGGGAATCTGGCTGGAAGGACACGGTCATTGCCTATCCTGGCGAGGTCACGCGCGTCCGCGCAACGTTCACTGCGGCGGGCCAGTACGTGTGGCACTGTCACATCGTCGAGCACGAGGACAACGAGATGATGCGGCCCTACCGCATCGGGCCGATGCAGCCGGGCCAGCCGGACGACACAGACGCAAGCCACGAGTGA
- a CDS encoding lactonase family protein: MLSTLPQRVGRRQVAALMLGLATSAVTMALARAQGPTGASNAMFVYFGTYTGEKSQGIYRARLDLAAGTVSEPELAATVTSPSFLALDPARRHLYAANEMGKFGDKPTGAVSGFAIDRATGALTLLNQESSGGSGPAHVSVDRKGHTVLVANYGGGSVASLPIGPDGRLGPAASVIVHEGSSVHPKRQTKPYAHSINMDTVNTFAYAADLGVDRIFIYRLDPTSSKLTPATPAYATMTPGSGPRHLSFHPSGKYAYVINELALTVTVFSRDAKSGALTEVQTISTLPAGQAADPAFSTAEVVVHPSGKFLYGSNRGHDSLVVFAIDDKTGKLTLVQHVPTQGSTPRGFGIDPTGRYLLAGNQRSDSVVVFRIDATSGRLTPTGQTLKVGSPVSVVFVPVT, translated from the coding sequence ATGCTTTCGACCCTGCCTCAACGCGTCGGGCGGCGTCAGGTCGCCGCCCTCATGCTCGGTCTCGCGACGTCGGCCGTGACGATGGCGCTGGCGAGGGCGCAGGGGCCCACAGGAGCGTCCAACGCGATGTTCGTCTATTTCGGAACCTACACCGGCGAGAAGAGCCAGGGCATCTATCGCGCCCGCCTCGATCTGGCGGCAGGCACCGTGTCAGAGCCAGAGCTGGCGGCCACGGTCACGAGCCCCAGCTTCCTCGCCCTCGACCCAGCCAGGCGACATCTCTACGCTGCCAACGAAATGGGCAAGTTCGGCGACAAGCCGACCGGCGCGGTGAGTGGCTTTGCCATCGACCGCGCGACGGGCGCGCTCACGCTGCTGAACCAGGAGAGTTCGGGCGGCAGCGGTCCGGCGCACGTCTCGGTGGATCGCAAGGGCCACACCGTACTGGTCGCCAACTACGGCGGCGGCAGCGTCGCGTCGCTGCCGATTGGCCCGGACGGGCGGCTTGGGCCGGCGGCGTCGGTGATCGTGCACGAGGGATCGAGTGTCCATCCGAAGCGCCAGACCAAGCCGTACGCGCACTCCATCAACATGGACACGGTCAACACCTTCGCCTATGCCGCCGACCTGGGCGTTGATCGGATCTTCATCTACCGCCTCGATCCGACGTCATCGAAGCTGACCCCCGCGACACCGGCCTACGCGACAATGACACCCGGATCCGGCCCGCGCCACCTCTCTTTCCATCCGAGTGGCAAGTACGCCTACGTGATCAACGAACTGGCACTGACGGTGACGGTGTTCAGTCGCGACGCGAAGTCCGGAGCATTGACCGAGGTGCAGACCATCAGCACGCTGCCTGCGGGACAGGCGGCCGATCCGGCCTTCAGCACCGCCGAAGTCGTCGTGCATCCGTCGGGCAAGTTCCTCTACGGATCCAATCGCGGGCACGACAGCCTCGTCGTCTTCGCCATCGACGACAAGACGGGCAAGCTGACGCTCGTGCAGCACGTGCCGACGCAGGGCAGCACGCCGCGTGGCTTCGGGATCGATCCCACGGGACGCTACCTGCTGGCAGGCAACCAGCGATCCGACTCCGTCGTCGTCTTCCGCATCGACGCCACCAGCGGCCGTCTCACGCCCACCGGACAGACCCTCAAGGTCGGCTCTCCGGTCAGCGTCGTGTTCGTGCCGGTCACGTGA